The following are encoded together in the Pempheris klunzingeri isolate RE-2024b chromosome 24, fPemKlu1.hap1, whole genome shotgun sequence genome:
- the mettl21a gene encoding protein N-lysine methyltransferase METTL21A yields the protein MALVPYVENSLPALSKLHNSSAQFRFANHDLRLAQDWKKLGVAAVVWDAAVVMCMYLELGKVEVKGKGAIELGAGTGLVGIVAALLGAKVTITDRQPALDFLSANVKANLPPDSQGSVVVSELTWGEGLERYPAGGFDLVLGADIVYLEDTFVPLLQTLEHLCSDTTVVLLACKIRYKRDTDFLSMLKERFRVEEVYYDKQRDIHIYKSWKPPHTRDL from the exons ATGGCTCTAGTTCCGTATGTAGAAAATTCATTACCAGCTCTTTCCAAACTCCACAATTCATCAGCTCAGTTTCGGTTCGCCAATCATGACCTCCGCCTCGCCCAGGACTGGAAAAAGCTCGGGGTGGCAGCAGTTGTGTGGGATGCA GCAGTTGTCATGTGTATGTACCTGGAGCTGGGGAAGGTGGAGGTAAAGGGGAAGGGGGCAATTGAACTGGGAGCTGGTACTGGACTGGTGGGCATTGTAGCAGCCTTGCTGG GTGCCAAAGTGACCATCACGGACAGACAGCCAGCCCTGGACTTCCTCTCCGCCAACGTGAAGGCAAACCTTCCCCCAGACTCCCAGGGCTCAGTGGTGGTGTCCGAGCTGACCTGGGGCGAGGGCCTCGAACGTTACCCGGCCGGGGGGTTTGACCTGGTGCTGGGAGCAGACATCGTTTACCTGGAGGACACCTTTGTGCCGCTGCTGCAGACCCTGGAGCACCTGTGCTCGGACACCACCGTGGTGCTGCTCGCCTGCAAGATCCGCTACAAGCGAGACACAGACTTTCTGAGCATGCTGAAGGAGCGCTTCAGAGTTGAAGAGGTCTACTACGACAAACAAAGGGACATTCACATATACAAATCCTGGAAACCGCCACATACGAGGGATTTGTGA
- the LOC139223631 gene encoding cyclin-Y-like protein 1 — MGGSVSCCISPGESPKVHKREVELEECPITTTEDVSEDTGTYLQHISDRELPDELAQEANPSDHPRASTLFLNKSQTDVREKRKSNYMNHMSPGLLTKKYSSCSTIFIDDSTVSQPNLKSTIKCVALAIYYHIKNRDSNRSLDIFDEKKHPLSREKVPDDYSVIDPEHKLIYRFIRTLFSSAQLTAECAIVTLVYLERLLTYAEMDICPCNWKRIVLGAILLASKVWDDQAVWNVDYCQILKDITVEDMNEMERHFLELLQFNINVPASVYAKYYFDLRSLADDNNLSFPLEPLSNKRAQKLEAISRLCEDKYRDLSKAAMRRSVSADNLVGVKNSQAVLS, encoded by the exons ATGGGAGGCTCAGTGTCTTGCTGCATCTCTCCTGGAGAGAGTCCCAAAGTCCACAAGAGGGAGGTGGAACTGGAGGAGTGTCCCATCACCACCACCGAGGACGTGAGCGAAGACACCGGGACCTACCTGCAGCACATCAGCGACAGGGAGCTCCCAGACG agctGGCCCAAGAGGCGAACCCTTCAGACCACCCCAGAGCCAGCACCCTCTTCCTCAACAAGTCGCAGACAGACG TGCGcgagaaaaggaaaagcaacTACATGAATCAC ATGTCCCCGGGGCTCCTGACAAAAAAGTACAGCTCCTGCTCGACAATATTTATTGATGACAGCACAGTAAGCCAGCCCAACCTCAAGAGCACGATCAAATG CGTCGCATTGGCCATATACTATCACATAAAAAACAG AGATTCAAACCGCTCGCTGGATATATTTGATGAGAAGAAGCACCCTCTCTCG CGAGAAAAGGTTCCAGACGACTACTCAGTGATAGACCCAGAACACAAGCTCATCTACCGCTTCATACGAACGCTCTTCAGCTCTGCGCAGCTCACTGCTGAGTGCGCCATCGTCACTCTG GTTTACCTGGAGAGGCTGCTGACATACGCTGAGATGGACATCTGTCCTTGCAACTGGAAGCGAATTGTTCTCGGTGCCATTCTGCTGGCCTCCAAGGTCTGGGACGACCAGGCTGTGTGGAACGTCGACTACTGCCAGATCCTCAAAGACATCACAGTGGAGGACAT GAATGAGATGGAGCGTCACTTCCTGGAGCTGCTCCAGTTCAACATCAACGTCCCAGCCAGCGTCTACGCCAAGTATTACTTTGACCTGCGCTCGCTGGCTGACGACAACAACCTCAGTTTCCCTCTGGAGCCGCTGAGCAACAAACGCGCCCAGAAACTGGAG GCCATCTCCAGGCTGTGCGAGGACAAGTACAGAGACCTCAGTAAAGCTGCTATGAGGAGGTCCGTCAGCGCAGACAACCTGGTTGGTGTCAAGAACTCCCAGGCGGTGCTGTCTTAA